One region of Cobetia sp. cqz5-12 genomic DNA includes:
- a CDS encoding pilus assembly protein PilP has protein sequence MSLMIRRNAVMGSMLLVTLLAGCGDPQLGALEGELESLRGRPSGKVQELPPQPEYHPVTYDMADARSPFQSRLPEPEEELTAVDNGVRPDLDRPREPLEAWPMEQLSMVGTLDVDGARSALILTPEQEVQRVRVGNHMGSNFGRITRIGDTQIDMVEIVPNGQGGWIERSRAMALKEPVSTGG, from the coding sequence ATGAGCCTGATGATACGTCGAAATGCCGTGATGGGAAGCATGTTGCTGGTGACTCTGCTGGCGGGTTGTGGAGATCCGCAGCTGGGTGCGCTGGAGGGGGAGCTCGAGTCCTTGAGAGGGCGTCCTTCCGGCAAGGTGCAGGAGCTGCCGCCGCAACCCGAGTATCATCCCGTCACCTATGACATGGCGGATGCGCGCAGTCCTTTCCAGTCACGCCTGCCGGAGCCCGAAGAGGAGCTGACAGCCGTCGACAACGGTGTGCGACCGGACCTCGATCGCCCTCGTGAACCACTGGAAGCCTGGCCGATGGAGCAGCTCAGCATGGTCGGGACGCTGGATGTCGATGGCGCGCGTTCGGCGTTGATTCTGACGCCGGAGCAGGAAGTGCAGCGTGTGCGGGTCGGCAACCACATGGGCAGCAACTTCGGCAGGATCACCCGTATCGGTGATACGCAGATCGATATGGTGGAAATCGTGCCCAATGGTCAGGGCGGTTGGATAGAGCGGTCTCGCGCCATGGCGCTGAAAGAGCCCGTGTCGACAGGTGGTTGA
- a CDS encoding type 4a pilus biogenesis protein PilO translates to MSFIDAEIRRLKSTDFRDLDLKEAGIWPVTLQAVLALIVLGALFWASHWFLAAPKAENLERLRAQESQLLQQFESKAFKAANLPAMREQMVELESRMGQLLEMLPTDAEVPALLDDISETAINNQLAVEYIRLKPAENRNFYVEQPFDIKVRGDYHRIAAFISGVAGLSRIVTLHDFVLTPVANSDDLELSLLAKTYNYRQTPATSGGKQ, encoded by the coding sequence ATGAGTTTCATCGATGCTGAAATCCGCCGCCTCAAGTCGACGGATTTTCGTGATCTAGACCTGAAGGAAGCCGGCATCTGGCCGGTCACGCTGCAGGCCGTGCTGGCACTCATCGTGCTGGGCGCCCTGTTCTGGGCGTCCCATTGGTTCCTTGCGGCGCCCAAGGCAGAAAACCTCGAACGTCTGCGCGCCCAGGAAAGTCAGCTGCTGCAGCAGTTCGAAAGCAAGGCGTTCAAGGCCGCCAACCTGCCTGCCATGCGCGAGCAGATGGTGGAGCTGGAGTCCCGCATGGGACAGCTGCTGGAGATGCTGCCCACCGACGCGGAAGTCCCGGCGCTGCTGGATGACATCAGCGAGACGGCGATCAACAACCAGCTGGCGGTCGAGTACATTCGTCTGAAGCCGGCGGAGAATCGCAACTTCTACGTCGAACAACCTTTCGATATCAAGGTGCGCGGCGACTATCATCGTATCGCCGCCTTCATTTCCGGTGTCGCGGGGCTTTCCCGCATCGTGACGCTGCATGATTTCGTGCTGACGCCGGTCGCCAACAGTGATGATCTCGAGCTTTCGTTGCTGGCCAAGACCTACAATTATCGCCAGACCCCGGCAACATCAGGAGGCAAGCAATGA
- a CDS encoding PilN domain-containing protein — MTIEINLLSWREDRREKRSKRFMGILALAAVVGIGGGYGMSEYYQSQLEAQQQRHAFIEKEMARLNRDIKEVEDIEARRTQMLDQIELIRSLQFSRPETVRVFNQLVTSLVDGAWYQSISRSGRQLKANGTAESTRQVSGLMRAIALSDSFGTPTLSDVQSNDDDQRSFNIMIPERPTGSALNAADAENDKKGGRR; from the coding sequence ATGACCATCGAGATCAATCTGCTTTCCTGGCGTGAAGACCGGCGTGAGAAGCGCAGCAAGCGCTTCATGGGCATACTGGCGCTGGCGGCTGTCGTCGGCATCGGTGGCGGCTATGGCATGAGCGAGTATTACCAGAGCCAGCTCGAGGCGCAGCAGCAGCGGCATGCCTTCATCGAGAAGGAAATGGCCCGCCTCAATCGTGACATCAAGGAAGTCGAGGACATCGAGGCGCGCCGCACCCAGATGCTCGACCAGATAGAGCTGATACGCAGTCTGCAGTTCTCGCGTCCGGAAACGGTGCGGGTCTTCAATCAGCTGGTGACGTCTCTGGTGGACGGCGCCTGGTATCAGAGCATCAGTCGCAGCGGGCGCCAGCTCAAGGCGAATGGCACGGCGGAAAGCACGCGCCAGGTCTCGGGCCTGATGCGCGCCATTGCCCTGTCGGATTCCTTCGGCACCCCGACGCTCTCCGATGTGCAGAGCAATGACGACGATCAGCGCAGTTTCAATATCATGATTCCGGAGCGCCCGACGGGGTCGGCGCTGAATGCTGCCGATGCGGAAAATGACAAGAAAGGAGGTCGGCGATGA
- the pilM gene encoding type IV pilus assembly protein PilM, which yields MLGLKSAGKGLIGVDITSATVKLLELSRQGNRYQIDSYAVRPLKEGAVVERRIRDMDEVVLAIKRAVEQAQPRSKRAVVAVPASAAITKTLSFPANLADDEIEQRIALESEKHFPFPLNDVAFDFQHLGVNPRNPDQQDLLLVACRSLDVDQLTSALSQAGLEPAAVDVETFSLERAFGELRHQLPPTYDNEECVAVVDIGATMTAFHVIQNGRIVYSRDAVFGGRQLTDEIMNRFDLSNDEAGLAKKRGGLPDTYDSEVLGPFRETLIQQIARSLQLYYTAGKRREVQRILLGGGTAAIVGLREGLAEHTGLEVIMANPFTHMSVNPRVDIQALAGDAPAMLTACGLAMRKRS from the coding sequence TTGCTGGGACTCAAATCCGCCGGCAAGGGACTCATCGGGGTCGATATCACGTCGGCCACGGTGAAGCTCCTGGAACTGTCCAGGCAAGGAAATCGATACCAGATCGATAGCTATGCGGTGCGTCCACTCAAGGAAGGCGCAGTCGTCGAGCGACGTATACGGGACATGGACGAAGTCGTGCTGGCCATCAAGCGCGCGGTCGAGCAGGCACAGCCGCGCTCGAAGCGTGCCGTGGTCGCGGTTCCCGCGAGCGCAGCCATCACCAAGACACTGAGCTTCCCGGCCAATCTCGCCGATGACGAGATCGAACAGCGCATCGCGCTCGAGTCCGAGAAGCACTTTCCCTTTCCGCTGAACGATGTCGCGTTCGACTTCCAGCATCTGGGCGTCAATCCACGCAATCCCGATCAGCAGGACCTGCTGCTGGTGGCGTGTCGCAGCCTGGACGTCGATCAGCTGACCTCGGCACTCTCCCAGGCCGGCCTCGAGCCGGCTGCCGTCGATGTCGAGACCTTCTCCCTCGAGCGCGCCTTCGGCGAGCTGCGTCATCAGTTGCCGCCGACCTATGACAACGAAGAGTGCGTTGCCGTCGTCGATATCGGTGCGACGATGACCGCCTTCCACGTCATCCAGAATGGCCGCATCGTCTACAGTCGCGACGCCGTCTTCGGGGGACGCCAGCTGACGGACGAGATCATGAATCGCTTCGATCTCTCCAATGATGAGGCGGGTCTGGCCAAGAAGCGGGGCGGTCTGCCGGATACCTATGACAGCGAAGTGCTGGGTCCGTTCCGCGAGACGCTCATCCAGCAGATTGCACGTTCGCTGCAGCTCTATTACACCGCCGGCAAGCGTCGTGAGGTACAGCGTATCCTGCTAGGGGGCGGTACGGCCGCCATCGTCGGGCTGCGTGAAGGCCTGGCGGAACACACCGGGCTTGAAGTGATCATGGCCAACCCCTTCACTCACATGAGCGTCAATCCGCGCGTCGACATCCAGGCGCTGGCGGGCGATGCCCCCGCGATGCTCACGGCCTGCGGTCTTGCGATGAGGAAGCGCTCATGA
- a CDS encoding penicillin-binding protein 1A, whose translation MKLLRRLFSPVFWLLLSLCAAGLLAIVGASLYFSPGLPDVHQLQDTKLQTPLRIYTRDGKLIGEYGDQRRIPVTYDEIPETFVDALLAAEDSNFFSHPGIDPKGLARAAVQLASSGSIQSGGSTITMQVARNYLLTLDQTFTRKIREILLSLQMEEILSKQEIMELYVNKIFLGHRAYGIAAAARTYYDKSLDELTLAEQAMLAGLPKAPSSFNPLTNPQRALIRRNWILLRMKELGYIEPQAYDEAVKAPITAARHYSRPEVQAPYVAEMARSFAVDRFGDKAYTDNVRITTTLDSSLQPMARDALIKGLIAYDTRHGWRGVEESDIAASLAEAQDQTDQAGLEEELSKSPEVLETAKQAAQKSEKRIAGIDRDVSNWLKVLDRTPDYGPLKAAIVVESTGKQMKVLLADATAVTLDWDGLKWAREYKSAKWRGGVPGSAAEIAKAGDLVRVIKQDDGYRLGQLPDAQSAIVSLDPESGAILALQGGFSYSASKFNRAIQARRQAGSIFKPFVYLSGLEQAGMSPATIINNAPVVLQDGGKVWRPENAGGKFTGPTRIRVGLYRSLNLVSVRLLQTVGLDKTLDFLVKLGFQRDELPNGLSLALGSASLTPLEMARGYAVLSNGGFRVEPWYIDTITRGDDETDYEAHPPVACANCAPGMVTVNRDGRQYPLAERVASPESMYLIRDMMQDVIKRGTGRGALALGRDDLAGKTGTTNDQRDAWFSGFNSKLVATVWVGKDSNDTLAEYGAQAALPIWVDYMRGALKGMPSSTMERPDNIVTATIDPDTGKRLRSGQSGGISELFRKDNLPPYQERTIRKELEQESGSEGTGTFEAIF comes from the coding sequence ATGAAGCTATTGAGACGACTATTTTCGCCAGTGTTCTGGCTGCTGCTATCACTATGTGCCGCGGGACTTCTGGCCATCGTTGGCGCTTCGCTGTACTTCTCGCCAGGCCTGCCCGACGTCCATCAGCTGCAGGATACCAAGCTGCAGACGCCGCTGCGCATCTATACCCGCGATGGCAAGCTGATCGGCGAATACGGTGACCAGCGCCGCATCCCGGTCACCTACGACGAGATTCCCGAGACCTTCGTCGACGCCCTCCTCGCCGCCGAGGACAGCAACTTCTTCTCCCACCCGGGCATCGACCCCAAGGGGCTGGCGCGCGCGGCCGTGCAACTGGCCTCCAGCGGCAGCATCCAGTCCGGTGGCAGTACCATCACCATGCAGGTGGCACGCAACTATCTGCTGACGCTGGACCAGACCTTCACGCGCAAGATTCGCGAGATCCTGCTGTCCCTGCAGATGGAAGAGATCCTCTCCAAGCAGGAGATCATGGAACTCTACGTCAACAAGATCTTCCTGGGCCATCGTGCCTACGGGATCGCCGCCGCTGCGCGCACCTACTACGACAAGTCACTGGATGAGCTGACCCTGGCCGAGCAGGCCATGCTGGCCGGCCTGCCCAAGGCGCCGTCGAGCTTCAACCCGCTGACCAACCCGCAGCGCGCGCTGATCCGTCGCAACTGGATCCTGCTGCGCATGAAGGAGCTGGGTTACATCGAGCCGCAGGCCTATGACGAAGCCGTCAAGGCACCGATCACCGCGGCACGCCACTACTCCAGACCAGAGGTCCAGGCACCCTACGTCGCGGAAATGGCACGCAGCTTCGCCGTCGATCGTTTCGGCGACAAGGCCTACACCGACAACGTCCGCATCACCACGACGCTGGACAGCTCGCTGCAGCCAATGGCACGCGACGCACTGATCAAGGGGCTGATCGCCTACGATACTCGCCACGGTTGGCGCGGGGTCGAGGAATCCGACATCGCAGCCTCCCTGGCGGAAGCCCAGGACCAGACCGATCAGGCTGGCCTCGAGGAAGAGCTCTCCAAGTCGCCGGAAGTACTGGAAACCGCCAAGCAGGCGGCCCAGAAGAGCGAGAAACGTATCGCCGGCATCGACCGTGATGTCTCGAACTGGCTGAAAGTGCTCGACCGTACCCCGGATTACGGCCCGCTGAAGGCCGCCATCGTGGTGGAAAGCACCGGCAAGCAGATGAAGGTACTGCTGGCCGACGCCACCGCCGTGACTCTCGACTGGGACGGTCTGAAGTGGGCACGCGAGTACAAGAGCGCCAAATGGCGTGGCGGCGTACCGGGCTCGGCCGCCGAGATCGCCAAGGCCGGTGATCTGGTACGCGTGATCAAGCAGGACGACGGCTACCGTCTGGGCCAGCTGCCGGACGCGCAATCCGCCATCGTCTCGCTGGACCCGGAAAGTGGCGCCATCCTCGCCTTGCAAGGTGGCTTCAGCTATTCCGCCAGCAAGTTCAACCGCGCGATTCAGGCACGCCGCCAGGCAGGCTCGATCTTCAAGCCGTTCGTCTATCTGTCCGGGCTCGAACAGGCCGGCATGTCTCCGGCCACCATCATCAACAACGCCCCTGTCGTGCTTCAGGATGGTGGCAAGGTGTGGCGTCCGGAAAATGCCGGCGGCAAGTTCACCGGCCCGACCCGCATCCGCGTGGGGCTGTACCGCTCGCTGAACCTGGTCTCCGTGCGTCTGCTGCAGACGGTCGGCCTCGACAAGACGCTCGACTTCCTGGTCAAGCTGGGCTTCCAGCGTGACGAGCTGCCCAATGGTCTGTCCCTGGCACTGGGCAGCGCCTCGCTGACCCCGCTGGAGATGGCACGCGGCTATGCCGTGCTCTCCAATGGCGGCTTCCGTGTCGAGCCCTGGTACATCGATACCATCACGCGTGGCGATGACGAGACTGACTATGAAGCGCATCCGCCGGTAGCCTGCGCCAACTGTGCGCCGGGCATGGTCACCGTCAATCGTGACGGTCGCCAATACCCGCTGGCCGAGCGCGTCGCCTCACCCGAATCCATGTATCTGATCCGTGACATGATGCAGGATGTCATCAAGCGCGGTACTGGCCGTGGTGCCCTGGCGCTGGGTCGTGATGACCTGGCCGGCAAGACCGGTACCACCAACGACCAGCGCGATGCCTGGTTCTCCGGCTTCAACAGCAAGCTGGTGGCCACGGTATGGGTCGGCAAGGACTCCAACGACACCCTGGCCGAGTATGGCGCCCAGGCCGCCCTGCCCATCTGGGTCGACTACATGCGCGGCGCCCTCAAGGGCATGCCGTCCTCCACCATGGAGCGTCCGGACAACATCGTGACGGCGACCATCGACCCGGACACCGGCAAGCGCCTGCGCAGCGGTCAGTCCGGCGGCATCAGTGAGCTGTTCCGCAAGGATAATCTGCCGCCCTATCAGGAACGCACCATCCGCAAGGAGCTGGAGCAGGAAAGCGGTTCGGAAGGCACCGGAACTTTCGAGGCCATCTTCTGA
- a CDS encoding DUF481 domain-containing protein, with product MLHPLPTLRRTAFLCLALLPLDTAVADDLFYAPPPASEDSEPFSGQAELGFTKLSGNSNSETLLGKTSLSWHLKPWTHTFRVEAKHVSSSGETTTDKYLVGQRERYDLSDDHYAFGLLRWEKERFSGYNHQVTSIVGEGITILDGPEHNLSLEAGPGYRFDDITAGDHENYLLGYGAMDYRWQLSDTSKFEQQFSAEATRENVISRSYTALTVAINASLALKLSHEIENNTNPPDESDAKTDTTTAASILYSF from the coding sequence ATGCTTCACCCATTGCCCACACTGCGCAGGACCGCGTTTCTGTGCCTGGCCCTGCTTCCCCTCGACACGGCTGTCGCAGACGACCTCTTCTATGCACCGCCACCCGCCAGCGAGGACTCTGAGCCCTTCAGCGGCCAGGCCGAGCTGGGCTTCACCAAACTGTCGGGCAACTCGAACAGCGAGACCCTGTTGGGCAAGACCAGCCTGTCCTGGCACCTGAAACCCTGGACCCACACCTTCCGTGTGGAGGCCAAGCACGTCTCCAGCAGTGGCGAGACCACAACCGACAAATACCTGGTCGGCCAGCGCGAGCGCTATGACCTCAGCGATGATCACTACGCCTTCGGGCTGCTGCGCTGGGAGAAGGAGCGCTTCTCCGGCTACAACCATCAGGTCACCTCCATCGTCGGTGAAGGCATCACGATACTGGATGGCCCCGAGCACAACCTCTCCCTCGAGGCCGGGCCGGGCTATCGCTTCGATGACATCACGGCAGGGGATCACGAGAACTACCTGCTGGGCTATGGCGCGATGGACTACCGCTGGCAGCTGTCCGATACCTCCAAGTTCGAGCAGCAGTTCTCGGCAGAGGCCACGCGCGAGAACGTGATCAGTCGCAGCTATACCGCGCTGACGGTCGCCATCAATGCAAGCCTCGCCCTCAAGCTTTCCCATGAGATCGAGAACAACACCAACCCGCCCGACGAGTCGGATGCCAAGACTGACACCACCACGGCGGCTTCCATCCTCTACAGCTTCTGA
- a CDS encoding malic enzyme-like NAD(P)-binding protein: protein MSDAMKKAALQYHAEPIPGKLSIELTKPTETAKHLALAYSPGVAEPCREIAADPENAYLYTGKGNLVAVISDGTAILGLGNLGPLASKPVMEGKGVLFKRFAGINSVDVEVDAESPQAFIDTVRRIHTTYGGINLEDIKAPECFEVEQALIEQCNIPVFHDDQHGTAIVTAAGMLNALDIAGKKLEDARIVCLGAGAAAIACMKLLVASGAKVENIFMLDRKGVIHSGRDDLNQYKAMFATETELRTLDDAIDGADVFVGLSGPNLLKAEQLKKMSANPIVFACSNPDPEIHPDTAREARPDVIMATGRSDYPNQVNNVLGFPFIFRGALDVRATRINEEMKLAAVHALKDLAREPVSQDVLDAYEIDSLEFGPGYIIPTPMDSRLLERLPAAVAQAAIDSGVARKPYPAHYPLTSTDQVYG, encoded by the coding sequence ATGTCTGATGCCATGAAGAAAGCAGCACTGCAATATCACGCCGAACCGATTCCCGGAAAGCTCTCCATCGAGCTGACCAAGCCGACCGAGACCGCCAAGCACCTGGCGCTGGCCTACAGCCCGGGCGTTGCCGAGCCGTGCCGCGAAATCGCCGCCGACCCGGAAAATGCCTACCTGTACACCGGCAAGGGCAATCTGGTCGCCGTCATCTCTGACGGGACTGCCATCCTTGGCCTGGGCAATCTGGGGCCGCTGGCTTCCAAGCCGGTCATGGAAGGCAAGGGCGTGCTGTTCAAGCGCTTCGCTGGCATCAACTCCGTCGATGTCGAAGTGGATGCGGAAAGTCCGCAGGCCTTCATCGACACCGTGCGTCGCATCCACACCACCTACGGTGGCATCAACCTGGAAGACATCAAGGCACCGGAGTGCTTCGAAGTCGAACAGGCGCTGATCGAACAGTGCAACATCCCGGTCTTCCATGACGATCAGCACGGTACCGCCATCGTCACCGCGGCCGGCATGCTCAATGCCCTGGACATCGCCGGCAAGAAGCTGGAAGACGCGCGTATCGTCTGCCTGGGCGCCGGCGCTGCCGCCATCGCCTGCATGAAGCTGCTGGTGGCCAGTGGTGCCAAGGTCGAGAACATCTTCATGCTCGACCGCAAGGGCGTGATCCACAGCGGCCGGGACGACCTGAACCAGTACAAGGCGATGTTCGCCACCGAGACCGAGCTGCGCACGCTGGACGACGCCATCGATGGCGCCGACGTCTTCGTCGGTCTGTCCGGTCCGAACCTGCTCAAGGCAGAGCAGCTCAAGAAGATGTCCGCCAATCCGATCGTCTTCGCCTGCTCCAACCCGGACCCGGAGATTCACCCGGATACCGCTCGCGAAGCACGCCCGGACGTCATCATGGCGACAGGTCGCTCCGACTACCCGAACCAGGTCAACAATGTGCTGGGCTTCCCGTTCATCTTCCGTGGCGCGCTGGATGTGCGTGCGACGCGCATCAATGAAGAGATGAAGCTGGCCGCCGTTCACGCCCTGAAAGACCTGGCGCGTGAGCCGGTCAGCCAGGATGTACTGGATGCCTACGAGATCGACAGCCTCGAATTCGGCCCGGGTTACATCATCCCGACGCCGATGGACTCGCGTCTGCTCGAGCGTCTGCCGGCAGCCGTGGCCCAGGCGGCCATCGATTCCGGTGTGGCGCGCAAGCCGTACCCGGCGCACTACCCGCTGACCAGCACGGATCAGGTCTACGGTTAA
- the rpmE gene encoding 50S ribosomal protein L31, translated as MKQGIHPDYQRQTATCSCGAQHEIGTTSKQTFALDVCSECHPFYTGKQKQATTGGRVERFNKRFGAAIKR; from the coding sequence ATGAAACAGGGTATCCATCCGGACTACCAGCGCCAGACCGCAACTTGCTCCTGCGGCGCGCAGCACGAAATCGGTACCACTTCCAAGCAGACTTTCGCGCTTGACGTGTGCTCCGAGTGCCACCCGTTCTACACCGGCAAGCAGAAGCAGGCTACCACCGGTGGTCGCGTCGAGCGCTTCAACAAGCGTTTCGGTGCTGCCATCAAGCGCTGA
- a CDS encoding primosomal protein N', with amino-acid sequence MPDTTDKTATHLPGRVLGIAIPGPLRDLFDYLPSRQLPRHGWQVGLRVRVEFGRRQLVGVIAELRSDSSFPIDKLKPVSEVIDDEPLPADWLWICQFTARYYQHSLGDTFAQAMPSLLRQGRALEARTRERWTLTDKGRATEPASLGRATRQIALLELLAQHRHGLVHSAITAQGFTRQQLETLRGRGYIESREEPVTGATPEQASKGVLAEPSLALNDEQGRALSRLHDGLSHFSPTLLEGVTGSGKTEVYLQLIEAVLDRGGQALVLVPEIGLTPQTLERFRKRFRVPQVMLHSGVSDGERLDGFEAARSGRARIVIGTRSAIFTPMASLGVIIVDEEHDGSFKQQDGLRYHARDLALVRGKQEGIPVVVGSATPSLESLRHAREGRFTHLHLLKRAGRSQPARLHPVDLRGRMTLGGLSTQSLEAIEKRLAQGDQVLVFINRRGFAPTLTCHACGWIAECDNCDARMTLHRHPPQLTCHHCERTRPLPDACPACGSGDVRPQGAGTERTEELLGEKFPDVPILRIDRDSTQRKDAMSEALAVIRRGEPCLLVGTQMLAKGHHFPHVTLVVVVNADSGLYAADFRALEQSAQLLVQVAGRAGRAERPGEVLIQTRHPEDPNLLTLIQAGYPQLAGELLEERRIAQLPPFSHLALLRAEATDQQQVEQWLLKVGGALRQHLEAANLKVDCLGPVPAPMERRQNRYHAQLLLRCAKRGPLHEAAAWLVTLCEQDRDARRLRWSLDVDPIGMA; translated from the coding sequence GTGCCTGACACTACCGACAAGACTGCAACTCACCTGCCGGGACGTGTGCTGGGCATCGCGATCCCCGGCCCGCTGCGCGATCTGTTCGACTATCTGCCATCCCGCCAGCTGCCCCGCCACGGCTGGCAGGTGGGCCTGCGCGTGCGCGTCGAATTCGGGCGTCGCCAGCTGGTCGGGGTGATCGCCGAACTGCGCAGCGACTCAAGCTTCCCCATCGACAAGCTCAAGCCTGTCAGCGAAGTCATCGATGACGAACCGCTCCCGGCCGACTGGTTGTGGATATGTCAGTTTACCGCGCGCTATTACCAGCACTCGCTCGGCGATACCTTCGCCCAGGCGATGCCCTCGCTGCTGCGTCAGGGGCGCGCCCTGGAGGCGCGTACCCGTGAACGCTGGACGCTGACCGACAAAGGGCGCGCCACCGAGCCGGCAAGCCTGGGGCGAGCCACCCGCCAGATCGCGCTGCTGGAGCTGCTCGCGCAGCATCGCCATGGCCTGGTGCACAGCGCCATCACCGCCCAGGGCTTCACCCGCCAGCAGCTGGAGACTCTGCGCGGCCGCGGCTACATCGAATCGCGCGAGGAACCCGTCACCGGCGCCACGCCGGAGCAGGCCAGCAAGGGGGTTCTTGCTGAGCCCAGCCTTGCCCTCAATGATGAACAGGGCCGTGCCCTCTCGCGCCTGCACGACGGTCTGAGTCACTTCTCACCCACGCTGCTGGAAGGCGTGACTGGTTCCGGCAAGACCGAGGTCTACCTGCAGCTGATCGAGGCGGTGCTGGACCGCGGCGGCCAGGCGCTGGTGCTGGTACCCGAGATCGGCCTGACGCCGCAGACACTGGAGCGCTTCCGCAAGCGTTTTCGCGTACCGCAGGTAATGCTGCACTCCGGCGTCAGCGATGGCGAACGTCTCGATGGCTTCGAAGCCGCCCGCAGCGGCCGGGCACGCATCGTGATCGGTACCCGCTCCGCCATCTTCACGCCGATGGCAAGCCTCGGGGTGATCATCGTCGACGAGGAGCACGATGGCTCCTTCAAGCAACAGGACGGGCTGCGCTATCACGCCCGCGATCTGGCGCTGGTGCGCGGCAAGCAGGAAGGCATACCCGTGGTGGTCGGCAGCGCCACGCCGTCTCTGGAAAGCCTGCGCCATGCCCGCGAGGGGCGCTTCACGCATCTGCACCTGCTCAAGCGCGCCGGCCGCAGCCAGCCGGCGCGCCTGCACCCCGTCGACCTGCGCGGCCGCATGACGCTGGGCGGCCTCTCGACCCAGAGTCTGGAGGCCATCGAGAAACGCCTCGCCCAGGGCGATCAGGTACTGGTGTTCATCAATCGACGCGGCTTCGCGCCGACCCTGACCTGCCATGCCTGCGGCTGGATCGCCGAATGTGACAACTGCGACGCACGCATGACCCTGCATCGCCATCCCCCGCAGCTGACCTGCCATCACTGCGAACGCACCCGCCCGCTGCCGGACGCCTGCCCGGCCTGCGGTAGCGGCGACGTTCGTCCGCAGGGCGCGGGCACCGAGCGCACCGAAGAGCTGCTCGGCGAGAAATTCCCCGACGTACCGATACTGCGCATCGACCGCGACAGCACTCAGCGCAAGGACGCCATGAGCGAGGCGCTGGCAGTGATTCGACGCGGCGAGCCCTGCCTGCTGGTCGGCACCCAGATGCTGGCCAAGGGCCACCACTTTCCCCACGTCACCCTGGTGGTGGTGGTCAACGCCGACAGTGGCCTCTATGCCGCCGACTTCCGCGCGCTTGAGCAGTCCGCCCAGCTGCTGGTGCAGGTCGCGGGGCGGGCCGGACGCGCCGAACGCCCCGGTGAGGTACTGATCCAGACCCGCCATCCGGAAGACCCCAACCTGCTGACACTGATCCAGGCCGGCTACCCACAGCTGGCCGGCGAGCTGCTGGAGGAGCGCCGCATCGCGCAATTGCCGCCGTTCAGCCATCTGGCGCTACTGCGCGCCGAGGCCACAGACCAGCAACAGGTCGAACAGTGGCTGTTGAAGGTCGGTGGTGCCCTGCGTCAGCACCTCGAGGCTGCCAATCTCAAGGTGGATTGCCTCGGCCCGGTGCCCGCACCGATGGAGCGTCGCCAGAATCGCTATCACGCCCAATTGCTGTTGCGCTGTGCGAAACGCGGCCCATTGCATGAAGCGGCGGCCTGGCTGGTGACGCTCTGTGAACAGGACCGCGACGCACGCCGCCTGCGCTGGTCGCTGGATGTCGATCCCATCGGCATGGCCTGA